In the genome of Flavobacteriales bacterium, one region contains:
- a CDS encoding tetratricopeptide repeat protein, with amino-acid sequence MNNPDRKRQRILILTAAVLFTGLWMLPHREEKDSSAKQPEPATLDEKITEAIQIIQGGKEPPMKGIGLLREVLQEDPGNIRALNTLGVFSLVSGQAEKAEERFREILGLDSTQTEAWFYLGEAKLMQGDTASARSAYQDYLHRAPEGGSRAEAETRIASMEK; translated from the coding sequence ATGAATAACCCTGACCGGAAGCGGCAACGGATCCTTATCCTTACAGCAGCTGTGTTGTTTACAGGACTATGGATGCTTCCGCACCGGGAAGAGAAGGATTCTTCCGCTAAACAACCGGAACCCGCAACGCTGGATGAGAAGATCACAGAGGCGATCCAGATCATTCAGGGAGGCAAGGAGCCACCGATGAAAGGTATCGGTTTGCTGAGGGAGGTGTTACAGGAAGATCCGGGAAACATCAGGGCGCTGAATACACTGGGCGTTTTCTCACTGGTCTCCGGCCAGGCAGAGAAAGCAGAAGAAAGGTTCAGGGAAATTCTGGGCCTGGATTCAACCCAAACCGAAGCATGGTTTTACCTGGGTGAAGCGAAACTTATGCAAGGGGATACGGCGTCTGCACGTTCAGCTTATCAGGATTACCTTCACCGGGCACCGGAAGGTGGATCCCGGGCGGAAGCCGAAACAAGAATAGCTTCCATGGAGAAGTAA
- a CDS encoding integration host factor subunit beta has translation MTKADIVTEIAEKTGIEKVAVQASIEAFMKSVKSAMVQGKNVYLRGFGSFVVKKRAQKTGRNISKNTTIIIPAHMVPTFKPAKTFVEAVRNNSPRVDQDE, from the coding sequence ATGACAAAAGCAGACATTGTAACCGAGATCGCAGAAAAGACCGGCATCGAGAAGGTGGCCGTCCAGGCGTCTATCGAAGCTTTCATGAAATCGGTCAAAAGTGCGATGGTTCAAGGTAAGAATGTGTATCTGCGCGGATTTGGAAGCTTTGTAGTGAAGAAGCGGGCCCAAAAAACGGGAAGGAATATCTCGAAGAACACGACGATCATTATCCCCGCACATATGGTGCCTACCTTCAAACCGGCGAAGACATTTGTCGAAGCTGTTCGCAACAATTCGCCCAGGGTAGACCAGGATGAATAA
- the mutY gene encoding A/G-specific adenine glycosylase codes for MNWYDQNRRDLPWRNTRDPYAIWISEVILQQTRIAQGLDYYHKFLARFPTVTDLANGEESAVLKTWQGLGYYSRARNLHKAAKQVRDQYSGQFPDTREALLSLAGVGPYTASAVASIAFHQPHAVVDGNVIRVLSRFLHIQDDMALSTGRKKVEEAAEQVLVRDQPGDWNQALMELGATVCTPTGPKCTDCPVSAFCRARAEGVQEQLPVKSPKRKPRDRYIHYLAMDSPQGFALQRRTGNDIWRHLYEFPSWESKEPQRDPEVLFQNLSGWISGEPVLIRQSEVKHQLTHQTIHATFLHVRVPKITATGDVVFITPDTPIRVPVHRLMEKYLAGMGFIL; via the coding sequence TTGAATTGGTATGACCAAAATCGCCGGGACCTTCCCTGGAGAAACACCAGAGATCCTTATGCCATATGGATTTCAGAAGTTATCCTTCAGCAAACACGCATTGCCCAGGGCTTGGATTATTACCACAAATTCCTCGCTCGTTTTCCAACCGTTACCGACCTGGCAAACGGGGAAGAATCCGCCGTGCTGAAAACCTGGCAAGGACTTGGTTACTATTCGCGTGCCCGCAACCTGCATAAAGCCGCCAAACAGGTTCGCGACCAGTATTCCGGGCAATTTCCGGATACCCGGGAAGCTTTGCTTTCCCTTGCAGGTGTGGGGCCCTATACCGCAAGTGCCGTTGCATCCATCGCATTCCATCAGCCCCATGCCGTGGTGGACGGGAATGTGATCCGGGTACTGAGTCGCTTTCTCCACATCCAAGATGACATGGCGCTTTCTACCGGCAGAAAAAAAGTGGAGGAAGCAGCCGAACAAGTTCTGGTGCGGGATCAGCCGGGTGACTGGAACCAGGCCCTGATGGAACTGGGTGCTACCGTATGCACACCCACCGGACCCAAGTGCACCGACTGTCCGGTTTCCGCTTTCTGCCGCGCACGCGCCGAAGGTGTCCAGGAACAATTGCCGGTAAAATCCCCGAAAAGAAAACCACGGGACAGGTATATCCATTACCTGGCCATGGATTCTCCGCAAGGATTTGCCCTGCAACGAAGAACCGGCAACGACATCTGGCGGCACCTGTATGAATTTCCTTCCTGGGAAAGCAAGGAACCCCAACGGGATCCCGAAGTCCTCTTCCAAAACCTGTCGGGTTGGATCTCCGGCGAACCGGTGCTGATCCGGCAAAGCGAAGTGAAACATCAGCTCACCCACCAAACCATCCACGCTACCTTTCTGCACGTACGTGTTCCGAAGATCACTGCTACCGGGGATGTTGTTTTCATCACCCCCGACACCCCGATCCGTGTGCCCGTACATCGTCTTATGGAAAAGTATCTGGCAGGGATGGGTTTTATTTTATAA
- a CDS encoding single-stranded DNA-binding protein, protein MAGVNKVILVGNLGKDPEVKYLENGTAIAKFPLATSESFKDRSGNRVEQTEWHNIVLWRGLAEVAEKFLKKGHQVYIEGRIKTRSWDDQDGNKKYMTEIVADQMTMLGKRDEMADGSPKEFRSAPAQEESFDPGPSATDDLPF, encoded by the coding sequence ATGGCCGGAGTCAATAAAGTTATCCTCGTAGGCAATCTGGGTAAAGACCCGGAAGTGAAATACCTTGAGAACGGAACCGCTATCGCCAAGTTTCCACTGGCAACCTCGGAATCTTTCAAAGACCGTTCGGGCAATCGTGTTGAGCAAACCGAATGGCACAACATTGTGCTGTGGAGAGGTCTGGCCGAAGTCGCAGAGAAGTTTCTGAAGAAAGGACATCAGGTGTACATTGAAGGAAGGATCAAAACCCGCTCCTGGGATGATCAGGACGGCAACAAGAAATACATGACCGAGATCGTGGCCGACCAGATGACCATGCTGGGAAAACGCGATGAGATGGCCGACGGAAGCCCGAAGGAGTTCCGCAGCGCCCCGGCACAGGAAGAGTCCTTTGATCCCGGTCCTTCCGCCACCGACGACCTGCCTTTCTAG
- the gldE gene encoding gliding motility-associated protein GldE: MLPSLLMAGISFHPMTTGVYLALAILPVLLLASALISGAEVAFFSITTQAKQQLENSPGKRGRLILSLLDRPKHLLATILVANNLFNVAAIIMASFITASCFSFNGNALLAFLVEVLLITFLLVMFGEIIPKVYATKHAMPLANMMAVPLLVIGRLFSPVNWLLIHSTSFMDKRIKRQGKNVSVDDLSHALELTADSETTEEEQKMLSGIVNFGNIEVRQIMKSRVDVVALDQGTAYNQVLQLIVDAGYSRIPVFKEHFDQITGILYVKDLLPYLDKQPDFTWQELVRKPFFVPESKKIDDLLKEFQKSRVHMAVVVDEYGGTLGIVTLEDIIEEIVGEISDEFDEEELVYSRLDDHTFIFEGKIMLKDFCRVTQLSEATFDGTSAESLAGVILEQEGKIPEKNAIIRFKNLSLKIEAVDNRRIIRIKVTIHPPADENEIEGP; the protein is encoded by the coding sequence ATGTTGCCCAGCCTGCTCATGGCGGGCATCTCCTTCCATCCAATGACAACGGGTGTTTATCTGGCTCTCGCTATTTTGCCCGTTTTGCTGCTTGCCTCCGCACTCATTTCCGGCGCGGAAGTGGCTTTCTTCTCTATTACCACACAAGCAAAACAACAACTGGAGAATAGCCCGGGCAAACGGGGACGTTTGATCCTTTCCTTGCTTGACCGCCCGAAACATCTGCTTGCCACCATCCTGGTTGCCAACAACCTCTTCAATGTGGCCGCCATCATCATGGCTTCCTTTATTACGGCTTCCTGCTTCAGCTTCAATGGCAATGCCCTTTTGGCGTTCCTGGTTGAAGTATTGCTGATCACTTTCCTGCTGGTGATGTTCGGCGAGATCATTCCCAAAGTGTACGCCACCAAGCATGCAATGCCCCTGGCCAATATGATGGCTGTTCCCCTGCTTGTCATCGGTCGCCTTTTCAGTCCGGTTAACTGGCTGTTGATCCATAGCACTTCGTTCATGGACAAGCGTATCAAACGCCAGGGAAAGAATGTATCGGTGGATGACCTGTCGCATGCACTGGAACTGACGGCTGACAGCGAAACCACCGAGGAAGAACAAAAAATGCTTTCGGGCATCGTTAATTTCGGTAACATCGAAGTGCGCCAGATCATGAAATCCCGCGTTGATGTGGTGGCTCTCGACCAGGGAACGGCTTACAACCAGGTACTGCAACTGATTGTAGATGCCGGATACTCCCGGATCCCTGTGTTTAAAGAACACTTTGACCAGATAACGGGCATCCTCTACGTAAAAGATCTGTTGCCCTATCTCGACAAACAACCGGACTTCACATGGCAGGAACTGGTGAGAAAACCTTTCTTTGTTCCGGAAAGCAAAAAGATTGATGACCTGCTGAAAGAATTTCAGAAGTCGCGTGTGCACATGGCCGTTGTGGTAGATGAATATGGTGGCACCCTGGGCATCGTTACGCTGGAAGACATCATCGAAGAAATTGTGGGAGAGATCAGTGACGAATTTGATGAAGAGGAATTGGTATACTCACGACTGGATGACCACACATTCATCTTTGAGGGTAAAATCATGCTGAAGGATTTCTGCCGGGTGACCCAACTGAGCGAAGCCACCTTCGACGGAACCTCCGCCGAAAGCCTCGCAGGTGTGATATTGGAACAGGAAGGAAAAATACCCGAAAAGAATGCCATCATCCGATTCAAGAATCTGAGTTTAAAAATCGAGGCGGTTGACAACCGCAGGATCATCCGGATCAAAGTCACCATCCACCCGCCAGCAGATGAAAATGAGATTGAAGGACCGTAG
- the gldD gene encoding gliding motility lipoprotein GldD, with protein MRLKDRSMHLAWAIFAMSILAACSSPPVPKPRGYFRIDLPERSYKTYQSDCPFTFEYPSYATVIVDTIRFKEPCWLNLHFPNFRGDLHVSYKQVNNNLEGYLEDSYQFAMKHMSMASAMNDSTVFDADNRVFGLVYKIEGEHTASPYQFYLTDSTHHFFRGALYFNVRPNNDSLAPVIRFIEKDMEHLIETFRWKQQQ; from the coding sequence ATGAGATTGAAGGACCGTAGCATGCACCTGGCATGGGCCATCTTTGCAATGAGCATCCTTGCCGCATGCAGTTCCCCCCCCGTGCCCAAACCACGCGGATATTTCCGGATCGACCTACCCGAACGATCATACAAGACCTATCAATCCGACTGCCCGTTCACCTTCGAGTATCCATCGTACGCCACTGTGATTGTGGATACCATCCGATTCAAGGAACCCTGCTGGCTCAACCTCCATTTCCCCAACTTCAGGGGAGACCTGCACGTCAGCTACAAACAGGTGAACAACAACCTGGAAGGCTACCTGGAAGACTCATACCAGTTTGCCATGAAACACATGAGCATGGCATCGGCCATGAACGACAGCACCGTTTTCGACGCTGACAACAGGGTGTTCGGACTCGTCTACAAAATTGAAGGTGAACACACGGCAAGTCCCTACCAGTTTTACCTGACCGATTCCACCCATCACTTCTTCAGAGGAGCCCTCTACTTCAATGTGAGGCCGAACAACGATTCACTCGCCCCGGTGATCCGGTTCATTGAAAAAGACATGGAACACCTGATTGAAACGTTCAGGTGGAAGCAACAGCAGTAG
- a CDS encoding COX15/CtaA family protein has translation MDARTRKQVIVWLASGCVLIFLMVVVGGITRLTGSGLSMVTWKPVTGVIPPLSEGAWQQAFEEYKQYPEFKIRNFDFTLDDFKSIYWWEFIHRLLGRLIGVVFLIPFLYFVFRKKLSRDWILKLLWLFALGGFQGAVGWFMVASGLQNDPHVSHYRLAAHLLTALLAFSVTFWFMLDVSQGDKRANKSSGLKKASIWLLALIGVQIFYGALVAGLKAGRVFNTWPKMGDQWVPDAVTAMQPLWHNFLEGLAGVQFIHRYVAYAVVGVVVWLWVKSRKTDAGLLRKRFDLLLMVVGFQFVLGVMTLLLSVPVWLGVLHQLGAFMLLATHLYVLHGQRTTAVAST, from the coding sequence ATGGACGCTCGTACACGTAAGCAGGTGATCGTGTGGTTGGCATCAGGTTGTGTGCTGATTTTCCTGATGGTGGTGGTGGGTGGCATCACCCGGCTAACCGGATCGGGTTTGTCAATGGTCACATGGAAACCGGTGACGGGTGTCATCCCTCCCTTATCCGAAGGAGCCTGGCAACAGGCTTTCGAGGAATACAAGCAATACCCTGAGTTCAAGATCCGCAACTTCGATTTCACCCTGGATGATTTCAAATCCATTTATTGGTGGGAATTCATTCACCGCCTGCTGGGGCGTTTGATCGGTGTGGTGTTTCTTATCCCCTTTCTCTATTTCGTGTTCAGGAAGAAGTTGTCACGCGACTGGATATTGAAGCTGTTGTGGCTGTTTGCGCTCGGCGGCTTTCAGGGTGCGGTTGGGTGGTTCATGGTAGCAAGTGGTTTGCAAAATGATCCGCACGTGAGTCATTATCGTTTGGCGGCGCACTTGCTTACAGCCTTGCTTGCTTTTTCGGTGACCTTCTGGTTTATGCTGGATGTGTCGCAGGGCGATAAGCGGGCAAACAAATCTTCCGGGTTGAAGAAGGCTTCCATATGGTTATTGGCACTGATAGGTGTGCAAATATTTTACGGTGCTTTGGTTGCCGGCCTCAAAGCGGGCAGGGTATTCAACACCTGGCCGAAAATGGGCGATCAATGGGTGCCGGATGCGGTAACCGCCATGCAACCTCTGTGGCACAATTTCCTGGAAGGATTGGCGGGTGTGCAGTTCATTCACCGTTATGTGGCCTATGCTGTGGTTGGCGTGGTGGTGTGGCTGTGGGTGAAGTCGAGAAAAACGGATGCAGGTTTGCTGCGGAAGCGATTCGACTTGTTGCTGATGGTGGTCGGATTCCAGTTCGTGCTGGGGGTAATGACCTTGCTATTATCGGTACCGGTTTGGCTGGGTGTGTTGCACCAACTGGGTGCGTTCATGCTGCTTGCCACGCATCTCTACGTATTGCACGGACAGCGCACTACTGCTGTTGCTTCCACCTGA
- a CDS encoding TonB-dependent receptor: MVFTFSSTAALAVASGEIKGTVNEKETGEALPFATVTVMNNGAQVAASVADENGRYRIKALDPGTYTVEARYVGKMPTIMKGVQVNAGTVTMLNIEIGNMAFAPIVITPSMVRPDETAGEHIDPKVIERVPTRTPDVKQYAALLPQVYQSEPGGDLYIRGARKEATQIYIDGVKVIGSSNLPGGCINQFSVLTGGIPAEYGDVSGGLILVTTKGYFNH; encoded by the coding sequence ATGGTTTTCACATTCAGTTCAACGGCAGCCTTGGCCGTTGCATCGGGAGAGATCAAGGGAACGGTCAACGAAAAGGAAACCGGGGAAGCCTTGCCGTTTGCCACGGTGACGGTCATGAATAACGGAGCTCAGGTTGCTGCCTCGGTGGCCGATGAGAACGGCAGATACAGGATCAAGGCGCTGGACCCCGGCACTTATACGGTGGAGGCCCGGTATGTGGGGAAAATGCCAACGATCATGAAGGGAGTACAGGTGAATGCCGGTACTGTGACCATGTTAAACATTGAAATCGGCAACATGGCATTTGCGCCCATTGTAATCACACCTTCTATGGTCAGGCCGGATGAAACGGCGGGAGAGCATATTGATCCCAAGGTGATCGAGCGGGTTCCCACCCGTACCCCGGATGTAAAGCAATATGCAGCCCTGTTGCCCCAGGTTTATCAAAGCGAACCGGGCGGAGATCTGTACATCCGAGGTGCACGTAAGGAGGCAACTCAGATCTATATCGATGGTGTGAAGGTCATCGGTAGTTCAAACCTTCCAGGGGGGTGCATCAACCAGTTCTCGGTGCTGACCGGTGGCATCCCGGCTGAGTACGGGGATGTGTCGGGTGGATTGATCCTGGTGACGACCAAGGGGTATTTCAATCATTAA
- a CDS encoding EamA family transporter, translating to MQSFFEKKTNQWLTLGLLALTWGSSFILMEKGLVAYSDTQVASLRLVFAGLVLLPVSIRRIRHLPKKTLIPIFLVGLVGNGIPAFLFTKAETVIDSSTAGIINALAPLFTLLIGISFFHLKARWVHGLGILVGLAGAVALLYDDMHIGGKAGYAGLAIIATVCYGFSINIVKGYLHSVPATEIASIGLLFVGLPSGIYLFSTDFTQHFSTHPDAWTSLGYIMILGMVGTAFAVSIFNMLIKSTSHLFAASVTYLIPIVAIFWGLFDGESMDIRKIIAILTILVSIYLVNRKT from the coding sequence ATGCAATCCTTTTTTGAGAAGAAAACCAACCAATGGCTCACGCTCGGGCTGTTGGCGCTTACGTGGGGAAGTTCATTTATCCTGATGGAAAAAGGATTGGTGGCCTATTCCGATACGCAGGTGGCCTCGCTACGCCTGGTGTTTGCCGGACTTGTCCTTCTGCCCGTTTCGATCCGAAGGATCCGGCACCTACCGAAGAAAACGCTGATTCCTATTTTCCTGGTCGGACTGGTCGGAAACGGTATTCCCGCTTTTCTTTTCACCAAAGCTGAGACGGTGATCGACAGCTCCACCGCCGGCATCATCAACGCCCTGGCGCCCCTGTTCACCCTGCTGATCGGCATTTCGTTCTTCCACCTGAAGGCCCGGTGGGTGCATGGCCTGGGCATCCTTGTGGGACTGGCCGGCGCCGTTGCCCTGTTATATGACGATATGCACATCGGAGGCAAAGCGGGTTATGCCGGCCTGGCCATCATCGCCACGGTGTGCTATGGCTTTTCCATCAACATTGTAAAAGGATACCTCCACAGCGTACCTGCCACAGAAATCGCTTCCATTGGCTTGCTTTTCGTGGGACTCCCCTCCGGAATCTACCTGTTCAGCACCGATTTCACCCAGCACTTCAGCACACACCCCGACGCATGGACCAGCCTGGGCTATATAATGATCCTGGGCATGGTGGGAACCGCTTTCGCCGTATCCATCTTCAACATGCTCATCAAATCCACCTCCCACCTGTTCGCCGCATCCGTCACCTACCTGATCCCCATCGTGGCGATCTTCTGGGGATTGTTTGACGGTGAATCGATGGACATCCGGAAAATCATCGCCATCCTTACCATCCTGGTCAGTATTTACCTGGTGAACCGCAAGACCTGA
- the rplU gene encoding 50S ribosomal protein L21: protein MYAIVKIGGHQYKVEKDQKVFVNRLAQEAGDKVLLDQVLLIDNNGKVLTGAPVIKGAGVTATIVEHVKADKVLVFKKKRRKGYKKLNGHRQAVSLIQIDKIEEKDAKAPVNTPKAKAEPKAEKEAPAEAKATKATREPKAAAPKKETTAKKAPAKKAAPKKSTAKKTDKGE from the coding sequence ATGTACGCAATTGTCAAGATCGGAGGACACCAATATAAGGTTGAAAAAGACCAGAAGGTGTTTGTAAACAGACTCGCTCAGGAAGCGGGAGATAAGGTTCTTTTGGACCAGGTGCTGCTCATCGACAACAATGGCAAGGTATTGACCGGAGCCCCTGTGATCAAGGGTGCCGGCGTTACTGCCACCATCGTGGAGCATGTAAAAGCGGATAAAGTCCTTGTTTTCAAAAAGAAGAGAAGAAAAGGCTATAAAAAGCTGAACGGTCATCGTCAGGCAGTGAGCCTGATCCAGATCGACAAGATCGAGGAGAAAGACGCCAAGGCCCCCGTCAACACGCCGAAAGCAAAAGCAGAACCCAAGGCAGAAAAGGAAGCCCCCGCTGAAGCAAAAGCAACCAAGGCAACCAGAGAACCCAAGGCAGCTGCCCCGAAGAAAGAAACCACGGCAAAGAAGGCCCCAGCCAAGAAAGCCGCCCCCAAGAAATCAACCGCCAAGAAAACAGATAAAGGCGAATAA
- the rpmA gene encoding 50S ribosomal protein L27, with the protein MAHKKGVGSSRNGRESESKRLGIKIFGGQQVVAGNIIVRQRGTKHKAGLNVGIGKDHTLYALANGVVQFQKKKDDKSYVSVVPAAAE; encoded by the coding sequence ATGGCACATAAAAAAGGAGTCGGTAGTTCCAGGAACGGTCGCGAGTCGGAAAGCAAACGACTGGGCATCAAAATTTTTGGTGGCCAACAAGTTGTTGCAGGCAACATCATCGTTCGTCAACGTGGAACCAAGCACAAAGCCGGACTGAATGTCGGCATCGGAAAGGACCACACCCTGTACGCACTTGCAAACGGTGTGGTGCAATTCCAAAAAAAGAAAGATGACAAATCCTACGTTTCGGTTGTTCCAGCAGCGGCCGAATAA
- the serS gene encoding serine--tRNA ligase, with the protein MLTLQLLRDQPEQVVQRLQKKHFQAGEIVEAILRIDQERRKIQAQNDALLAEANELARSIGDLFKQGKKDEAESLRQRTGELKEETKKLGEQLQALESQLQEKITELPNLPHDSVPEGKTPQDNVTVREGGSKPSLPTDAKPHWDLAEQYNLIDFALGNKVTGAGFPVYLNKGARLQRALINYFLDKALETGYRECQPPILVNTDSAFGTGQLPDKEGQMYAVERDQLYVIPTAEVPLTNIYRDVILDEAQFPVKMVGYTPCFRREAGSYGKDVRGLNRLHQFDKVEIVQVRKPEESYQALEEMVAHVESLLVALQLPYRILRLCGGDMSFTSALTYDFEVYAAAQDRWLEVSSVSNFESFQANRLKLRYKEDKTNKLAHTLNGSALALPRIVAALLENNQQPDGISIPAPLVPYTGFAKID; encoded by the coding sequence ATGCTCACGCTTCAACTCTTACGGGACCAACCCGAACAAGTCGTTCAACGCCTGCAGAAAAAACACTTCCAGGCAGGCGAAATCGTAGAGGCCATTCTTCGCATCGACCAGGAAAGAAGAAAAATACAGGCACAGAACGATGCCCTTCTCGCCGAAGCCAATGAACTTGCACGCTCCATCGGCGACCTCTTCAAACAAGGCAAGAAAGACGAAGCCGAATCCCTTCGGCAACGCACCGGTGAACTGAAGGAAGAAACCAAAAAGCTCGGCGAACAGCTCCAGGCCCTCGAAAGCCAGCTGCAGGAGAAGATCACCGAACTGCCCAACCTGCCCCACGATTCCGTACCCGAAGGCAAAACACCGCAAGACAATGTAACCGTACGCGAAGGTGGATCCAAACCTTCCCTGCCCACCGACGCCAAACCGCATTGGGACCTGGCCGAACAATACAACCTGATCGATTTCGCGCTGGGCAACAAGGTAACCGGTGCCGGCTTCCCAGTCTATCTAAACAAAGGCGCACGCCTGCAACGCGCCCTGATCAACTATTTTCTGGATAAGGCCCTGGAGACAGGCTACCGTGAGTGCCAGCCCCCCATCCTCGTGAACACCGATTCTGCTTTTGGCACCGGCCAGTTACCCGACAAGGAAGGACAGATGTATGCCGTTGAACGGGATCAGCTGTATGTGATCCCCACCGCCGAAGTACCCCTGACCAATATCTACCGCGATGTGATTCTCGATGAAGCGCAGTTCCCGGTGAAAATGGTGGGTTATACCCCTTGCTTCCGCCGCGAAGCAGGCTCATACGGAAAAGATGTGCGTGGCCTCAACCGCCTGCACCAGTTCGACAAGGTGGAGATCGTACAGGTACGCAAACCCGAGGAGTCTTACCAGGCACTGGAAGAAATGGTGGCCCACGTGGAATCGCTCCTGGTGGCCCTGCAACTTCCCTACCGCATCCTGCGTCTTTGCGGTGGTGATATGAGCTTTACATCTGCCTTGACCTACGACTTTGAAGTATACGCCGCCGCGCAAGACCGCTGGCTGGAAGTCAGTTCCGTTTCCAACTTCGAGTCCTTCCAGGCCAACCGCCTCAAGCTGCGTTACAAAGAAGATAAAACCAACAAACTGGCACACACCCTAAACGGAAGCGCCCTGGCCCTCCCACGCATCGTGGCGGCGTTGCTTGAGAACAACCAGCAACCCGATGGCATCAGCATTCCCGCACCCCTTGTACCTTACACAGGCTTTGCCAAAATCGATTGA